Proteins from a single region of Candidatus Nanoarchaeia archaeon:
- a CDS encoding mechanosensitive ion channel family protein yields MAALTEILQNPYVTALAIFLGFFIGAKIVHFVIERVISRLAAKTTTKLDDLLIDRTKGPMTLLILLYGLFLGLQPLPIHERYFEIIISALHSALILLLFFISIRILDALIDVWGQRIAARTKNVVDDELFKIFHRFSRIFISIIAFLTVLAYWGVEIGPLLTGLGIGGIAIAFALQNSLGNIFGGISLIIDKSVKVGDVIEIDETTSGKIIDVGLRSTKIRTWDNEVVIIPNGKLADSKIKNMILPDPSIRAIVKFGVEYGSDPEKVKKVVLGVVKKIPTVLADPAPSVEFLEMGDFSLNFRATMWVKDYNERWHTKLKATEDIYLALNRAKIGIPFPTRTIYMKK; encoded by the coding sequence TTGTCATTGAGAGAGTCATTTCCAGGCTTGCTGCAAAGACGACAACAAAGCTTGATGACCTGCTCATCGACAGGACGAAAGGACCGATGACCTTGCTGATTCTTCTCTACGGCCTTTTCCTTGGCCTGCAGCCTTTGCCGATTCATGAAAGATATTTTGAGATTATCATCAGCGCCCTCCATAGCGCCTTGATCCTGCTGCTGTTCTTTATCAGCATCAGGATCCTTGATGCGCTGATCGATGTATGGGGGCAAAGGATTGCGGCAAGGACAAAGAATGTTGTCGATGACGAGCTGTTCAAGATTTTCCACAGGTTTTCCAGGATTTTCATCAGCATCATCGCATTTTTGACAGTGCTGGCCTACTGGGGCGTTGAGATCGGGCCGCTGCTTACGGGATTGGGCATTGGAGGCATAGCAATTGCCTTTGCGCTGCAGAACTCCTTGGGAAACATCTTTGGAGGGATATCCCTCATCATTGACAAAAGCGTCAAGGTGGGGGATGTGATAGAGATTGATGAGACGACAAGCGGCAAAATCATTGACGTTGGGTTGAGGAGCACCAAAATCAGGACCTGGGACAATGAGGTTGTGATTATTCCAAACGGAAAGCTTGCAGATTCAAAGATCAAGAACATGATCCTGCCCGACCCTTCAATCAGGGCCATCGTGAAATTCGGGGTTGAATACGGGTCTGATCCAGAAAAGGTCAAGAAGGTTGTTTTGGGTGTTGTCAAGAAGATTCCGACTGTGCTTGCAGATCCTGCCCCTTCAGTTGAGTTTCTCGAGATGGGGGATTTCAGCCTGAACTTCAGGGCTACCATGTGGGTCAAGGATTACAATGAACGGTGGCATACAAAGCTGAAAGCGACTGAGGACATCTACCTTGCTTTGAACAGGGCGAAGATTGGAATACCGTTCCCGACAAGGACGATTTACATGAAGAAGTGA